The Vulpes vulpes isolate BD-2025 chromosome 1, VulVul3, whole genome shotgun sequence genome contains the following window.
GGGATAGGGGGTGGGGTCCCACTCTGCCCTGTGTTCATCTGTCTAGTTCAGGAAATACATGGCCAGCAAGCTCCATGGACAAATGGGACCAACCACCCAAGTGCCGCCTCAGCGTCGGACACcgcacagacacactcacacagccTGCTCTCTTCCTGAAATTTGCAGAGCCCAGCACTCAGGTCAGGCTGGGGCAGTCCAGGGGCCACATGAGCCCTGTAGGGCAGTATATTCAGCatgaaagttataaaaatattcatgtatttttcattttagaaagctTCATGGCTTTCCAAAGTTTCAAGTTTTTAACCACACTGCAAATTATCTGATGGAGAAAACAACACGATCCATGGAACAGTCAGTCTGTCCTCCTGTGGGAGGGGCTTctccagggccccaggcccccgACACATGGCCAGCACTGCCCGGCCTTCCATGCAATGGGCACTGGGCTGCGCAGAGCAGCAGCACACACAGGTCTCTGTTCCCAAGGCAACCTCTGTCTGGCATGAGAAAGGCCAGCAGCTGAGCACAGCCCATCATGGTGCCTTcaccctgagccacacaggggcgATCCTGCTCCCACACCGACCAGCATGTGTCTCAGTTGCCCCAGAGGCTCCAAGCCCAGAGCCAAGGATGATGGTAGACACACAATAGGAAGACCCCCCCCGAGATGTACCCAACACACAGGGGATGAAGCTGATGGGGACCCCAAGGGGCAGCTGAGGCCCCTCCTGCCTGTCCCTGGACCCCACCCCTTGGCTATCCCCTGCCCGCCCTCCAGTGGTCCCTCTACTTTCCCTCAAGGCATTACCAACTCCTCAAAACTTTCCTCAAAGTCACCCCTTCTACTCCAACTACACTTCCTCCAGGGACCTTACAGAGGATGGGCTCCCTCCCAGACCACCGCCTGGCCAACCTCGCTCCCACCCCGACCCAAGCTCCCCTCCAGCTTTGCTGCCATAAACTTGCTCATCAATTTGCAAAATGgtagaaaactcttttttttttttttttctgactacaaAAAGAACAGATGCCTGTGGTGGAAAACTTGGTAACTAAAGAAGAAAGCTGATGACTGCAACACCAAGTTAAATTGCTATTGCTCAGCAAAGCAGCTGTAGAAGTCACCGAAAGCTCAAGTTCTcctgtcagcccagggcctggtggagggctgggggctgctcTGGCATCAAGGGGTCATCCCACCAGCTACACACGCAGCTGACTCCCcaaggaggggacagaggagccCCCAGCTGGCCGCTCCCCATGCTGAGCCCAAGTGCCAGGACTGGTGGGACCAAAGAGGATGCAGGAAGCCTGGCAGAAAGTGCCACAGGGCCAGCGAGTACTCGTGCTCCCACCTGCTGTGTTCTCACCCCTGCTCGCCTACAGAAGAGCACACTCACTTCACGCTTTCTTCCTGCTCCCCAAACTCCTCATCATTGAAGCCAAAGTGGTCGATGAAGGCTGAGGTCATGCGCTGCATCTGGAAGTCCATGAAGGCCTGTGGAGGAGCAGTGGTCAGGGATGGGTGGGGCCAGGCAGAAAGGGACaggcccctggcccccagcccaccTGCTGCAGTACTGCCTCCTCGGGGAAGTTGAACTCCTTGAGCCGGTCGTCCTCATCATCACTGGAGGAGTGCAGGTGGTGCGTGCTCACCTGGGGCATGGGGGCAGGCAAGGGGTGAGAGCCAGGATGGCAGGGTGCAGCCTCAGGGAGGTGCAGGTGGAGAACAGAACCACGGTAGAGAGCTGCGGCGCCTTACCAGGTCCACCATGTTCTTCTTGTTCGTCTCGGCCAGGGGTCCGGCCACAAAGGCCTCCCACCGCTCCTGCTGCTCACCCGGCAGTTCTGTTTAGCGCAGAGGAGACAGGACGTgagggccccccccccgccctacagccagcagccctgcccccagccctggggcgACACCCTCCCGGACCCTCACCCTTCAGCAGCTGCCCCAGCTGCTCAGCATTGGGCCCCTTCTCCGTGTTCTGCACCAGGGCGTTGGCCAGTCTCGTCAGGTGGCCCATGTAGCCTTTGCGGGGGCCCCCGGTAGACCTGGGCAAGATCGGAGGCCGCAGCTGGACATGGGCCCatgcgcccccgccccgccctccccaaGGGCAAGAAGTCCAGGGGCCGCTCACTGCACAAGGTCGTTCTCTTCCCAGGATGTCAGGATGCGCTCCACCAGGCGGCACTGCTGCAGGAGCTGTGAGGGCAGTGGAGACAGTGGGGGCACGGGGGAcatgggggcagggccaggacgTGCCCCTCCCAGCACCAAGGGGGATTTGCGGGAGaatgggagggggggtgggggccgtGTCCAAGGCCCGAAGCTATAACCCGGGAAGTACCTCCCCTAGAGTAGCATCTGTCACCCCAGAGGACACTGCTGCCCCCTGAGGGCTCCCGTCTGCACCCGCCTGCACATCATCCTCCATTTCTCCCAGACAGACCTAAGGACAAGGCTGAGCCCCTGGCCCCCAGCATGTGAGGCCACCTAGAGAAGGCAGAGGAATACAGTGGGTGACCCACAGGAACAGAGTGGGGTACCCGGGAACCCCAGCTTACATGTTTCACAACGGGATTTGGGACAGGCATCTCAAGGCTGCTGTCGGAAGGAGGCCCAGCACTGAGCATGGCACTCACACAGAACTCGACTTGGGCATGCAGGAAGTTGTTGAACATGTAGTGGAAGAAGAGGTCCTGGGGGGCGGGCAGTGGAGGCTGGCATGGAAAGGCCCCTCATCcacccctgcccagggccccctccaccccctcatcCCCATCCCGCActtccccaccctgcccaggccctccaccccacccccttctccgCACCAGCATGGTGTTGGGCACATCCAGTGCCAGGAGCTCCTGCGTCAGGGCTGGGTCATTGGCGCTCAGAGCACTGGCCAGCAGCTTGACCACATGCAGCCGAGTATTGCCCAGAGGCGGGGCCAGGTTGCCCCAGGTAGTACGCAATGGTTCCAGCTACAGGCACATGGAAGGCTCAGTGCCACCTAGAACCGtggggctgccctccctgccaCCCTACATCCTTGGACTCCCAGCCTACCTCAGGGGGCTCAAGCAGAAGCTGGTGGAAACGACTGAGCCGTGGGCGCAGGGCGTGCAGGGCGCCCACACTGGACATGCTGCTATCCAGGGTCGCTTGGGCCAGAAGCTCCAGCTGCCCATCCACACTGCTAAAGAAGTTGTTCACGGTCACAGACTCGGACCTGCAGGGGGGACAGGATGCAGGGCCTGTGTGCACGCATATGCATGTGTATGGCACATGTGGAAGGGAGAGACAAGCTGCTTCCTGTGGAAGTATAGCgtgcatggggcgggggggggcggggaggggggcagggatcATGGGCCTATAGGGCCCTGGACTCGGCCAGTCAGCTCAAAGCTACAGGTGGTTTACATGGCCTCAGACAGGAACTGAGAACTCCTCTCCCAAGACCCTAAGTggtgggatgcccgggtggcccagcagttgagcgtctgcccgacttggggtgtgatcccagagtccaggattgagtcccacattggacatcgggctcctgcggacagcctgcttctccctctacttgtgtctctgcctctctctctctctctctgtctcatgaataaataaaatatttttaaaaatacaaataaaaaattaaaaaaaaaaaaaacagattctttaaaaaaagaccctaaaggggatccctgggtggcgcagcggtttggcgcctgcctttggcccagggcgcgatcctggagacccgggatcgagtcccacgtcgggctcccagtgcatggagcctgcttctccctctgcctgtgtctctgcctctctctctctctctctctctctctctctgtgtgtgtgactatcataaataaataaaagaaaaaaaattacagacttctttaaaaaaaaaaaaaaaaaaaaaaagaccctaaaaaaaaataaaataaaataaaataaaaaataaataaataaataaaaataaataaataaataaaaagaccctAAGTGGCCACCAAGAAGGGGATGCTGCTTGTAGATGACAAGTCCCCACAACCTTCACCCCTAAAAAGAAGGAGAGGGTCTCGGGGGGATGGCAATAGCtgcctggggaggcagggccccCTCACCTTGGCCTTCGGGGTTCCAGCAGGGTCAGGAGCACCTGGATCCCGCTCACAATGACAGACTGGCTCTGCTCTCCCTCCAGCATGTTGCTCAGGAGCTGTTCAATCGTCTCCTGCCTGGAGCAGGGTCGGGacaggggatgagggtggggtcagggtgggggtcATGGTGAAGGGCCCCGGACATCTTCCCGCCCTAGGCCTTGGAACCACAAACCCACTTCTCCAGGGTGGTCAACAGCTGGTCGGGCTCTAGGCTGTCTTGGACCTGGATCATCTGCTCCCGGCTCAGGCGGATGATGTCGCACAGGGACTGGGATGCATTGGAATGTTGCTGGGGAGGCAAAGAGAGAGCTGGGGATGCCAGCCCAGCACCTGTGCCCTTCATGTCCTGGAGCTGACCACCCCACCCTTAGGAAGAGGAGTGGAGGATCCCACAGACAGGGAGACACAAGTGCCAAGGCAAGGAACACAAGGCATCAAATATCAGGAGAGAAGACAGTGAGAACCTGGGAAACCAGGAAAGTTTCCACACCATTTGCCGTAGCCAAAGGAGGGAACAACCACGAGGTCTACCAACTGGTGAGCAGACAAGCTACTGTGACTCGTCCATGCACCAGCACTCCACTGCATGGATATACCCGGTGCTGACGCAGGGGCCACACAGCAAGACCAGGCACCATGTGATTGCATTCACATAACAAGTCCAGCAGAGGCAAACCCCAAGGCAAAATGCAGCCTGGGAGTGGCGGGCCCATGAGGGGAAGGGGCAGCTAAGGAGCAGAGGCTTTCCTTCCTGGAGTAAGGAAAAATTATTCCCAGATCCACAAGGTGATAACCAGACAATTTTGTGAACACATTAAATGCTGCTCTACgttctttattttaaacatgtgACCCATATGGTACATAACCCTCTACCTGGGTGAAGATGTTACGGGaaaaaaccagaaaagaaccATGAGCAGAACTCCCAAGTCTAACCCTATACACAGCTACCAGGGCCCACCTGCACAGACCCCAGAACCCTCCAGGCCATGGGCCACACTTCAgagcccctcccagggcccctgaTCCCTCTGCCCCTGGGGGCCTGCCTGGGACAGGCAATGGGTCTGCCTGGGACCCACACCTGTGGACCTCTGTTCTGTAAGCCAGCAGCACGGGAAGATAAGGCGAGGGCCCCTGCACTGCAGTGAGGATGTGGGGCCTCTGAATGGATTCTCTGAAGGACTAGCAAGATGTACCAAGGCAGAAGAGACACGAAAATCTGCCAGATCACAGTcagcaggggagtggggaagggTCCCCTAGGAAAGCTGGCATTAAGGGGGTGGAGCCTGAAGCTGCTGGCCAAACCTCTGACCTGTCAAGAGACGCTGGGCCAAGCTCCCGTCTCAAGAGACACGTTCCCTGCGGGCAGCGCCCCTTTGCTACTCACAGCAGGTGCCCTGTCAGTGAGCGGCTGCAAGGGCCAGCACCCACACAGCATCTCCTCAGTTCACCTTTTAGGAAGGGAGGACGGGGCGAGGCTGGCGTGAGGAGCAGATGTGAGGGGAAGAGACGGGGCCACAGGTGTGACAGCAGGCGAGGAGAGGACACTCACATTGTCATCCTTTGACGGGTGGATCTGTTCTATGAGCCGCTGCACAATCTTCTCCTCGTTGAGCCACTGGGGGTGAGAAGGTGGGCCTCTGctcactgccccctccctcccccagtccccacccccctccccaagcccCCACACTCACGTTGACCACATCCTGCCTCAGCTGTGGCCGCTCCACGCAGGTGAGGAGACGCAGCAGGAGGTCCATGATGGCTGAGGTGCCAATGTGCTGTAGCAGCAGGTCAACGAAGTCATCCTTCTTCCGCAGGAAGGACACAagctggggacaggagggacagcACATGTCACATGGCAGGACCAGGGCCTGTGCCCACCAGCGCGCCCACCCGCCTCCCCGCCCTGACCCCAGGTTGGCAACGGTACCTGGTCTGTCTTGCGGTTAATGAGGATGCCCATGACCTTGCTGAAGAAGCTGGCCAACAGTGGGTTGAGGCTGCCGCTGCTCTGTAGGAAGCCATAGAGCCGGTTCAGGAGGGACTCGTCAGCACCCAGCGCATCATTGATCTGGGGCACATCTGAGGTCAGGATCTCACAGGCCACACTGGGGTAcctggggagaggggggaaaatgCCAGGGAAGCTGGCTGGGTCCTCCTCGCTACCACCCTCCATGCCCTCCTTATAGAACCCACTCGTGGCTCCCACTGCCCCTGAGGCTCCAGCCCACCTCCTGAGCTTgggccccaccctcacctcctcccagaCTCCAATCCCTTCTAGTCTGGCCAGGCCCATCAGACTGGCCAGGTGACCTTCTCTAAAATCCAACTTCAACCCTCACCTCCGTGTCCCCCACCTGCACGGGGCCCAACACCCACATCAGAGGTGGCAGTACCAATAAGTCGGGGCAGCGGTGGGGGGACAGAGCGGGTAAGGGCTCACTTGTAGCGCAGTCGCTCCTCGCCACTGGCTGGCGGCTCCTGGGTGACCCAGGCCACCATGGCCTGCAAGTGCGGTGGCTGCAACAAGAAGTCTAGTAACTTGCGGTTGACGACCTTGCACTCCTGTAGCACGTCCTCCTCGTCCAGTAGCTCAAGCAGGCTCAGGTCCTCCCGCTCCAGCAGCGTGTCAAGGTGTGAGCTCGTGTGTAAGTCAAACTTCCAAAACATGGCGCCCTGAGGGCAGGGGTCTGTCACACGGCAGGCTGTGCTGGGACTGCCCTACTCTCTCCTCCACCTTGGCCACCCATCACCCAGATGACCGTGAAAGCCTGCGAGGAGGTCACTTCACACCAGAGGCCAATCACCCTGACCACCTCTTGGCCCCCAGGTCCCGGTTAAGCCTTGGGTGGGGGGCGAGAGGCAGGGCACACACCAGGCCCACAAGGAGACCCCTAAGGCTGCACACGGAGCCATGGGGATCCTGTCCCCTCCAGGGCCTGCGTCTTCCGTCCCACATCTGGGCAGGGACCCCCAGGGGTGGAACTGTGCTCATACTGAAACCTCTGGCACTGGACTCACTTCACTCTATTTACTGAACAAATTCAAATAGCCAGTACGCAGCTGCCAGCCAGCCCAGCAAATCACCATGCCACGTGCAGGGTgtggggcagtggcagagggaagtCTGAGATGTCCCCAGGCTGTGGCTGTTGCCTGGATGctacgtacacacacacaaacacacccaacccctccaccaccacccagcGCCCagacaaggaagaggaaaagtgggggagggggagtcttTCAGAAGAGCCACTGATTGGGGCCCAAAGGAACAGGATAGTCACTGACTCAGTGGGGAGGAGGACAAGGCTGTCTCCCACCACCTGAAGGATGGCGCCCTTCATCCCCACCAGCACCGAGACCCTGTGTGCCCGGCTGTAGTGCCACCCTGACCCACCCCAGCACAGGTAGCTAGCTGCCATCAGGAGCACCATGCCAGGAGCACTCACTAGGCGCCAAGTGGGTCTGAGCCCCCGATGCGCACACACTCAGCTGCTCCTCTGAAGACACCTACAGGCTCCCAGTCTGATCACCTGGTAGGCCTGCCCTGTACTTGCCGTCAGGCTCCCAGGCCCTGTATTCCCCACTCTGTCCACTGCATAGAGCACCCACATCCCCCTCCGAGGGGCTGTCGCCACCCCTCTGCAAGGGAAGGTGGGGGCTCCCCGGCAACCACACAGGCGCCAACCACAGCTCCATGCTTTGTGAAGACCACTTAAGGCAGATGCCCCTCTCAGACCCACAGAGGCTGGTCCCCCTCCTATGTGCTCACCCTCACCTTCTCTGCCCCATTACCACCTTGACCACGGAAAACCTATCAGCCACAGATGGAGCACCAGCCCAAAGCAGAAAGCAGCTCTGACTCAACTCTCGAAGCAGCCAGGGCTTCAAGccagggcagagcagaggcaCATGTGGCCTCAAGCAGGACTGGCCTTCTGAACCTGGGTGCTGGGGGCCGTATCCCCTCAAGACAtggcccccagcacccagccctcCTTTCCGGCCTCCACAGGAGACCACTCACCCCCCAGCATCCTCCCCACCCTCCGTGACCAGAATAAGTGGCTTTAAATCTGCAATAACTGGGATTTTGTCCCAAGATGACTACAGGTGGAGTGGAAGACAGACGATCATGGAAGACAGCAGCGGACGCCAGGCCCCAGCTGGGGCGGCAAGGGCATCCTTACCGGCCTCCAGGCCCTGTCCTACAGCACACACCGACTCGCCCCTTAGCCCTACATCCTTCACCCCACGTTGGCCACTTTTCTGAAACACAAACTTGAGTGCCTGATGTTCACTCCTGGCCAGAAGCCCAAAAGGGATTCTTGGGCCTCCACATTCGAGACCCCACAGGCCCCACCAGCCTTCCAGCACTGCTCTGGCCAAGCCCAGCTTCTACCTGGGACCTCTAGCTCCGGTCATATGCTTGCCTGCTGCCCAGTCTGCACACCTGGCTCTCTCACacctgccccacacctgcccaACCACTCAgaaccccacccccccccccaagcaagCTACAGCCAGGCTCCTCATAAGTTGACCTGTGACTGCCACTGTGGGGCATGCCTCCCTCAGCCTTTGGCTCTCCTGAGGAGCTCCCTGCATGACATTACCACCCCACCACCAGGCCGGACATCTAGGCCTCCTGGCACCATGCTGGTGACATCAACAAACCACGCTGGCTGTGGTGCCGACAGTGCTCTCAGGATTGTCTTATCTCAACCTACTCTCACAGCCACCCCCAAGGAAGGCGCTAGGGCTCTATTTTAtgggtgaggaagctgaggcacaccACAGCAACTGCCCACCCAGGCCCCTGGAAAGTAAAGTGTCAGGGCGTCAGGTCCCACCATAAACACAGAATGGACAGGCACAGGACCCAGTTTGTGCAGGGCTCCGGCCATCCTCCCCCAGGCTCTGACCTGCCAACACCTCAGGTAGCTGAAGGCCAGGTCCTTCCTGGTCCTCTTCAGTGAGCAGACACCTCTGAATTCAGAGAGGAAGGCTAGACCTGGGCTCCTCACAGCCCTGCTGCACCAGCACACCTGCCCATCACTCAGCCACTGGAGGGGGGAGCTGAACCAGAAATCTAGGGGATTCTCTCAATTTGCATGACCCTTTCTCCGACCAGGCCATCACCTCTCCAGACCTGCCCTGTGTCTCTCCGCGTAACACTCCATAGGCACCCAGACAGAGCTGGCGGAAATGGAACCTGACCACGTATGGTCTGTGCTCAGGCACCCAGGGCTTCCTCCACTCTCAAATACCTCTAAATCCTGACCTGGCTGTTCCTCATCTACACTGGACACACTGGCCTTTCTGTTTGCAGAACACACCAAACCTGGGCTCTTCTTAGCCAACTTTGCTCTTGCTGCCTTGCCTGCCTGGGATGTCCCAGGAACTGGCTCCTCCTTATCCTTGGGGTCTCCTACCAAGCACCTACCCCCAGAGGGGCTGAAGCAGTCCTCTGGCCCCACCTCTATCCACCAGCCCAGGACAGGCACCCTGACCTGCAAGATGAGTACTCCATCACACAGTACACATGCCCGGACCAGATGATGGTCCACACAGCAGAACCCTCCTTActgggcagccaggagtgcccgGGACAGCACGTAGCACAGACCCTGGTATGCAGTTCTTGCCCAGCAACCTTCCTGGGCACACTGGCAATTCCTTCCCCTTGCCCAGATCCTGATCTTCCAAAGGAACTTTTCCATACCTGATGGATGTCCTCCCTCATTTGATGACAAGGCCACGATGGGGCAGCATCACaagtgaggaaactaaggccAGCAAGGGGCCTCCCCAGCCCCAAGGCACTGGTGGGCAGCGTGGGCATGCTTCCTGAGCTGGCAAAGCCAGGACCAGAACCACCTCGAGCAGCAAACAGCTCCATGGGGTGAGCACACAATCTCTTCCCACACCAGACACTCTCATGCCTGATGAGGAGACCAGAGAGTTCAAATGCTACATACAGAGTGAATGAAGCCAGTCACCAAGGACCACGTGTTGTGGgctccatttatgtgaaatgtctgGAAGAGGTGGACAAAAGCAGCTGGGAGAGactggggatgggggcagggagtaCCTGCTAACAAGTATGGGACTTTCTTCTGGaaaaagtatgtttaaaaaaaaaaaaaaacaccagtcCTGAAAGTTCTGAAATTGTAcgcaattttgtcaattatacctcagtgacAAAACCCCACTACAATGATGGCTGCACGGTTCTGAATACACCAGAAACCACTGACTTGTGCACCTTAAATAGATGAATCACACAACGTATGAATTACATCTCAACAAAAAccattagcaaaaacaaaaccagagttGCCCAAGGCTGCGGTGACAGAGCCGGCTCAGACCCTGCTCCAAGTCCAAGTCACCCGGAGCTGACAAGATAGCAGCTGCCAGAAGAGCTGAGGCACAGAAAGCCTGCCCAGGTTCCCCTTCCCAACTGTCAATGTCCCCAAAGGGGCAGGGTAGGGATAGGGCCTAGCCCCCATCTTCTGAAAACCTGTGCAGCCGCATGGGCACCCCGTCTCAGCACCAAGACAAGGAGGTGAAGCTTGGCCATGGTTCCCATTTGACAAGACGGGACACTGTGGCCGAGACGAAGAACCAGAACTCTGCCTGCCCTGCTCTCCTCACTACAGTTGGAAATTCTCAAAGTGGAGACGTGCCCACTTCTGAAGCACCTACTTAAGAGGGCACGGGCTATGGGAACCACCCCAACCGCCCCTCAGATGGTCCACTTGGGCTGGCAGACAGGGCTTCCTTCCCCACGCAGCCTTTCCAGAGAACTGTTATGGGGTGGGAATGGGTGAGGCCACCCATGATAAGACAAGAGGGTGCTGGGTGGTGCAGGCACAGGCCCCAGGGGCCTAAGACCCAGGTGGCCCCTCACACTCTCCCTCAGGTCGCTCCTCCAAAAATCAGAGGAAGTTGCAAGGATCAGATGCAAGCAAGTGGTGCTGGGTACCGTACAAACAACCCTTCACAAGCCATACACAAAACAGAGCTGCAGATACGGCAGCTAAGAGTTCATGGCCAACCCCATCTTCCCAGGTATAACTTGCTGGAAGCCCCAGGAGTCTGACGGACAAGAGAGGGAGGCTCCATTCACACTCTCTAATGGGGTGAACCTGGGCCAGGCACTTGGCATcctcgtctgtgaaatggggccaCGCTATTGGGACAGCTAgctaaggcaggtgctccacaGGTGCAGGGCCCTTCCTGCGTGCCCCTGGCCACATGGAAGCCCTGACACCCCTAGCAGAAGGGAAGGAGCTGGCCACTCACCCAGGAGTGACAACTCTAAACACAGAACCCAAAGAAAGACTGCTGGGCAACCCAGGTCATTCAAACACTCTGGCAGgcaccacacacacccccacccccacctcatgcAACTTTTAGCAACCTTCAAGAAAGCGGAAGTGACTAGCAGTGGCTCTCAGTGTCAGTTTGAAAACCATGACTCTGGTTGCAAACGGAAGAAGGGGAAACCATAAGCAAGAAAGGAAGCCATTAAACACGAGAACCACCTTTCCCTCTGCCAGCCTGGCACCATCACCTCGGGTTTCTTGCTCTACTGGATCGCTCTTAGGCTCTGACACCAGCTGCCCTCTCAAGAGTATGCCAGCCCTTGCCCGGGCTCCGAAAGGGCCTGGCTACAGCTCCCACAGTGCCGCTGCTGCCTCATCATCTAGGTCTATCCAGACACCGCTCTGCCTGCCTGGGAGCCTTTAGGCAGAGCCTTCATCTTCCACCCCTTCCTCGCCTGCTCTGGCCCCAAAGCACCCAGAAGTGGAGGTCAAGGGTGCAGAGGCCTCTGGGAGGGCCTCCAGGGTGGCCACCTGAGCTGCCACCTCAGCTATCACAGGCCCACAGGCTGCTGTAAGAGACCCAGGCTAGGTGAACCTACAAGGGGACAGAACCCACtaccaagggcacctgggtggttcagtgattgagcgtctgcctttagctcaggtcatgatcccggagtcctgggactgagtcccccactgggctccccacagggagcctgcttctccctctgcttatgtctctgcctctttctgtgtgtttctcatgaataaaatacataaagtgttaaaaaaaaaaaaaaaaaaaaactaccaaaacgcCAGCCCCAGTCCCTTGCAGGGCTCAGCAGGCCCAAGGATGGGGAGACCACCTCCCTCAattcatcccaggtctccaaatCCGGAAAAAGGTAGAGGACTGCCATTCTAAGGACGGGGTAACAGTAATGGCAACCCCATGGCCTCTGGGGACCCAACGTGTGTGCTGGCTGCAGAACCCAGCACACACCTAGCCAAGGAGGCAGCAAGATATCCGTTAAGGACAAAGGACCACTGAGGCCAGACCCACAGTGGATGATGAGCTGGGACTTTCCCATGGCTTGGAAAAGCCTGGGAAGGGTCCCCAGTTAGAGGAGATCCCAAAGCACACTCTCCTAGGGGAGGTGGCTGTTCTGGTCCACCCTTGGGGAGGGACTAATTAGGAAACACAGACACTACAGACCCCAGGCCCAGGACCGAGGGGCCAGAAAGCTCACACTCAGGACCGTCTCCTGGATCAGTTATGGGTtccaaggaggaaaggaaggcacTAACAGACTCTGGAACATAGAGGAGCAGACTTGCTGTTCCAGGCTAATCCAAAATCAGAAGAGCCTGGGTTCCAATCCTGCCTCTCCAAATTTAATCCCTGTGGCCTTGGATCAGTTTGGGGTCCCACCAGCactgagcctcagtcttctcactTGGGAGACACCTCATGGTGACTGTAGGACCACACCTCCCTCAGGAAGACCTATAAAACagtgttcagggatccctgggtggcgcagcggtttggcgcttgcctttggcccagggcgcgatcctggagacccgggatcgaatcccacatcaggctcccggtgcatggagcctgcttctccctccgcctgtgtctctgcctctctctctctttctgtgactatcataaataaataaaaaattaaaaaaaaaaaaaaaaaaaaaaaaaacagtgttcaaAGAGAAAACCGTGCTTTGGCCTGGAAAGGAGGGcgtgtccccaccccccatgtgCTGAGCCTGCCCCAGAGCGCTGGTGAGCCAGGGATGCCAGGAAGGCCTCTCTCACCAGAACTCCCAGGTCTCTCACCTCATCTCTTGCTGCAACCCGCATGGCGCTCAACACTCCCTCCACACCTGACTGCTCATAGgcaccctcccctctgccctggctGGCTGCTCCCTTTGCCTCCCCTCCAGCTCTTTGAGCCTGACTAGCTCCTCCTGGGTCCTTCAGGCTTCAGCATAGAcaccacttcctccaggaagcctcccctgACTGTGTTAGGGGCCTGCTCCACGCTTCCACAGCTTCCGTGGTCACCCTGTGACAGCATCTGAGC
Protein-coding sequences here:
- the PPP6R1 gene encoding serine/threonine-protein phosphatase 6 regulatory subunit 1 isoform X4, which encodes MFWKFDLHTSSHLDTLLEREDLSLLELLDEEDVLQECKVVNRKLLDFLLQPPHLQAMVAWVTQEPPASGEERLRYKYPSVACEILTSDVPQINDALGADESLLNRLYGFLQSSGSLNPLLASFFSKVMGILINRKTDQLVSFLRKKDDFVDLLLQHIGTSAIMDLLLRLLTCVERPQLRQDVVNWLNEEKIVQRLIEQIHPSKDDNQHSNASQSLCDIIRLSREQMIQVQDSLEPDQLLTTLEKQETIEQLLSNMLEGEQSQSVIVSGIQVLLTLLEPRRPSSVDGQLELLAQATLDSSMSSVGALHALRPRLSRFHQLLLEPPELEPLRTTWGNLAPPLGNTRLHVVKLLASALSANDPALTQELLALDVPNTMLDLFFHYMFNNFLHAQVEFCVSAMLSAGPPSDSSLEMPVPNPVVKHLLQQCRLVERILTSWEENDLVQSTGGPRKGYMGHLTRLANALVQNTEKGPNAEQLGQLLKELPGEQQERWEAFVAGPLAETNKKNMVDLVSTHHLHSSSDDEDDRLKEFNFPEEAVLQQAFMDFQMQRMTSAFIDHFGFNDEEFGEQEESVNAPFDKTANITFSLNADDENPNANLLEICYKDRIQQFDDEDEDEEEGQGSGESDEEDGAWQGSQLARGARRGQPPGVRTAADRWFLGRSGGSTDSEEEEDDDEEDEDDGDGRVAGGGAGPPSYPSPGPQPPGPSWTATFDSVPTDALTGPRDSGEKEPSSGLFAPQGSHSIPRDLPALSLAGPVACTTLQLRSQDPMSPSAPQEATDGSKVAEPSAPCQSLVSIGDLQATLRGTCSTPSSLDSATRDPATSVPASGACQHPQTTEGEKSPEPSGLPHSQSAQALEPPPMPNGSAPGGPASLGSQ
- the PPP6R1 gene encoding serine/threonine-protein phosphatase 6 regulatory subunit 1 isoform X9; this translates as MFWKFDLHTSSHLDTLLEREDLSLLELLDEEDVLQECKVVNRKLLDFLLQPPHLQAMVAWVTQEPPASGEERLRYKYPSVACEILTSDVPQINDALGADESLLNRLYGFLQSSGSLNPLLASFFSKVMGILINRKTDQLVSFLRKKDDFVDLLLQHIGTSAIMDLLLRLLTCVERPQLRQDVVNWLNEEKIVQRLIEQIHPSKDDNQHSNASQSLCDIIRLSREQMIQVQDSLEPDQLLTTLEKQETIEQLLSNMLEGEQSQSVIVSGIQVLLTLLEPRRPRSESVTVNNFFSSVDGQLELLAQATLDSSMSSVGALHALRPRLSRFHQLLLEPPELEPLRTTWGNLAPPLGNTRLHVVKLLASALSANDPALTQELLALDVPNTMLDLFFHYMFNNFLHAQVEFCVSAMLSAGPPSDSSLEMPVPNPVVKHLLQQCRLVERILTSWEENDLVQSTGGPRKGYMGHLTRLANALVQNTEKGPNAEQLGQLLKELPGEQQERWEAFVAGPLAETNKKNMVDLVSTHHLHSSSDDEDDRLKEFNFPEEAVLQQAFMDFQMQRMTSAFIDHFGFNDEEFGEQEESVNAPFDKTANITFSLNADDENPNANLLEICYKDRIQQFDDEDEDEEEGQGSGESDEEDGAWQGSQLARGARRGQPPGVRSGGSTDSEEEEDDDEEDEDDGDGRVAGGGAGPPSYPSPGPQPPGPSWTATFDSVPTDALTGPRDSGEKEPSSGLFAPQGSHSIPRDLPALSLAGPVACTTLQLRSQDPMSPSAPQEATDGSKVAEPSAPCQSLVSIGDLQATLRGTCSTPSSLDSATRDPATSVPASGACQHPQTTEGEKSPEPSGLPHSQR